The Vitis vinifera cultivar Pinot Noir 40024 chromosome 7, ASM3070453v1 genomic interval TGTCCAATGGTATGGTCCTTAAAAGCTCTGGTCACTTCACAATATGGAgatataaaaaaggaaatatcaGTATTTGGAGAACCCAAATCAATCAGTGCCTTCTTAAAAAGCTACTATGGGTATCACCATGAGAAGTTAGGTGTTGCAgcatttgttcttttttctcttccacTAGTCTTTGCATTAgcttttgcattttttattgCAAAACTCAACTTCCAGAGGAGGTAAACATGTTCATCACTCCTTTGTAAGCCATTTGTCTGAACTCTTAATTTTGACAAAGACTGTTTCAGACCTTCagtttcaaaatagaaaataaaaaattggatgatttgtGCTTAATATCTAAGGGTACAACTTGGGCGGCTGACTCAGTCCAAACCGCAACTCAAGGTTTGAGTGGGCTtggacaatcattttcaataGTTGGATTAGGCTTAGGTTAGGTTTTTTCAACTTGAGCTCAATTTGGATAAGACTCAAGGTAAGATTGAGACAACCCGAACTCAATTTAATGTTCTTATAATATCTATGATGCATCTTattccaaataataatattcattttcttttttaaatatcaaattatattatatcatatgtttttcattatttttagaaaatacataaatttatatttattcttttgttactatcttgaaattttgtcatatttgttatttaaattttcatataaatacattaaaataatatcatagaTAGATTTTGAATTATACAACCTGATCAACCTGAGTCTAATATGATTAACTCGAGTCTAACATGATCAACTTAAGTCTAACATGATCAACTCGAGTCTATCTTAAACAACCTAAACTCAACTTGAgcttaaaaaaagaatttgggTTGGACTTGGATTGAATACCTCGAATTAGAGTTTGGATAAGGTTGAGCTCAAGTTGGTTATTCTTAATTTGGGTTAAGCTTGGATTATTCATCAACCTAACCAATCGAAAGAGAAATatagtcatatatatatatatataagaaagaaacaaagaagcGGACATGTCAGACGGGGAATGCTTACTCAAATACAAGATTCAGATAAGCCCATGAAAGATTGTAATTGGTTGGGAAACTCATCGTTTTCTAATGGATGAACCCTCCTAATAGCTCAGCTTTAAAACAGAGGATGTATCAGGAGATCTGAAAGCTTGCATCACCTCCTCCTTACCCTGCTTATTTGTAATTGACAAATTGTAGTCAGGCCGTTTGACTTGGGTACTtcaaaatgattatattttcttcCTAAAATAATTCACTATAAATTAAagcatttaaattttcattaaaacatTATCTACCAAACATACTCATCAGTGATTCCCCAAGCACCATCAAAAGTACTTTATTGATCATGTTAAAAAATGATTGCTAGGAAGAAACACCTATCAAATGTACCTATGAAGGGTGATCTGCCCCCTTTTCAATCACCATTATAGAACTTACAATTAAGACATGCATTCAAATTTGAGTGCAAATGGTGTTGCTGATCACATTTCAGGCAAGTCCACAGTTGGGTCAAACCCATATTTGAGGTAGCCATCAAATGATCTTCATTCAGCATCTTCTACTTCCCCAAAGAAGTAGACACAGACATAATCATTTTTCTGTCAACAGAAGCTTGCTGCTCATGGAAACTCATAGGTATCTCAAAGGTGCTGCGCTGCCTTTTGTCACGAATGAAAGAGATGTAAGCACTTGATGTCTGATGAAAGAGCATACATTTGGATAAATAGGTAGATAATTTTACTGGGTTCAAGGTCTATCCAAAGCATAGGTTCTACAGGAAATCTCAACTTTACAGTCTATATATATTAACTCGTGCAAATACAACACCTTTTAGATAGATTTCATCAATTTGATAGTTAATTTGAGCTCAGCTTGTGCCATAGTCCAACAATTCCCACCGGAAGGGAGTAAACACGTATAGAACTTCAGGTGAGCTTTTAAAGAGAAGTGCTACACAGACACAGACTGCAGCTATGGCCACCATTGAAAGCATTGCAGGCCTGTATAACAGAGATCTGCTGGCATTTCCATAAGCCACCTTGTGATTGCAACGCTTGCACTGCTGCTGTTGAATGGGTCTCAATGTGGTCCTTTCAATCTGGAAGCCGGTAGTTGCCTCATCGTTTTGCTTCTGGTTCACACTGTAATCTGAGAGATGGCTAGGCACGTCAACTACCACATGCCCATTTCCTAGTCTTCTGTTGATCTTCTTCTGGACCAGGTGGATGTATGAGTAGTGCCCTCGTAAACGAGCATAATCTTCAGGAGTGAAACCTGTGCTGTCACGAGCACTCTTCCATGCTTCAACTCCCACCTGAACCAAACAGACTCATCAGTATCTTCAAAGAAATTCAAATAAGGCATAatgttcaattttcacattattCTCCCGAATGTTAATTGGAAGGCCTGATCATGCATTTGTTTTGGAATTGAGACAAATTTAGACAAAAATGAGCAATAAATTGATACATTATAACCACTCAAAATACTGAACTGGTCATTCGACCACTTGGGAAAGCTTGAACCAAGTAGTGAAATCAGCAAATATTTTGTTCACTCCtagacattttaaaatatgGGAGTAAAACCTAAAGTCAAGCCAGCTGTTAAATTTGGTTTAATTGTCTATCTCTGATCATCCCTTTACAATAGGTTTGTTATTCTTGGTTTAACGGTTAAACCAGGTGAATAAGAATTTCAAAAGCAGGAAGATGGTAAGACcatagattttaatttttgtttcctgTGGGGAATCAAACCAGGAACCTTGCACAACCCCACCCCAATCCTTTGCCACTTGAACAGGTCTCAAGGGCTGGAAAGGTCAAACCATAGATATGGTGGTCAGATTTAACAAGGGCAACATGTCAAAAGCACTTTTGCAGGTCACAGGGAAAATAAGCATCAACCCCAATGAATCCCCCAATTCAAAGGTTCAGAAATAAATTACATATACAAAGAGAAGAAATTACCATTCCAGGATCATCAGTCAATGCATCCAATACATCTTCGGAACCATCCCTACCAGCTGCAATGTGGAGAGGTGTCAAACCAGCAGGTCCTACCACATCAGGCCTAAGCAAGAAGCTTGCACGGCCTCCCTCAACCATTGACTTATCATCAGATGCTAGTACATCAGAAACTCTCTCAGGGACGTATCTCAACAGGAGTTCCACCAGAGGCCTAGAATTTCTTCGTACAGCTCTGTGAAGAAGACCCATCTCCATGAATGCAAGCTTCAAGGAAGGGTACTCTCCTGCACCCACAGTACCATCAAGCATGATGTCTAAGAGTTTCTTGACAACAGCACACCAATCACGGTCCATGGAGAACTCCATCAGCCACTTGAACcgtttgaaagaaaaaaggtcTGCGTTAGGATCCAAGTGACCCAATCTGGACTTTAATTGACTTCTATGAAGAAGCCAACCAATTTCATGTATAAAGTCCATAGCTTGATTCTTGGTTTCCAATTTTCCAGTCCCACAGCCATCTTCATCAATGTCAGTCATCTCTATCGTACTCTCAAGCATACAGATCTCTGAACAAACATCCTTCTCTGCAACTATAATGGGAAAGAAGCTGCTGCTGAGACCGTGATCTTCAACCTGAATAAGattgattaaatataaaaaacagcTTACACAGAAGgcatatttaaaaaagaatctaTCTTCTATAAACAACCATgaggtgaaaaagaaaaaatgaaatagaaaaatactCGCATACATGGGTATACTTATGCATATGTTTATGGAGATCCACAATTGCAtacaaataaaattcttttgttttttgagtcAATTCAAAAAACACCACAACAAACACACTCCAAAATCCACAGtaatatacacaaaaaaaaatgcaaccTCTCTCTCATAACAGCATATTTAATGCAATTCCAACAACACCCTCACTCACAAACAGGAATCTAATTCTATTTCAAATacataaaagacaaaaataccATCAATAGCaatgaaaaatatcatattgACAGCAACTATGGACTCTTCACTCAGTTTCTAAGGATATTGATCTTCATGGCAAATTAGTTAGTGTTACTTCACCTTATTATGGTTTCAACAGATGAAAATAAGGCTATTTTAACCTACACAACAGGAATGAGCATTAAGTGCTTCAAATAAGGCTTCAAAGGGGCCTCCATACAGGAAAACAAACTATCATAGATGGGTAAAAACAGATTTGAAAGTTGTCCATGCCTCATCAGGGAAGTTGGGCCACCACAGATGCACAGCACTTAATGGGTCCATCAATTTTGGCCCACTCAGCAGACATGTAAACATATgtccttttcttcctttttaaatgttttataacATGCCTCTTCATAGTGAAGAAAAGGAATTTCCAAAGCCAGTGGACCCAAAAAAAGTCAATTAGACATATAGCCTTATACAAAACAACCTATGGCTcatatctttatatttaatgAGCTTCAAAAGTACCCTAGTTCATACAAATACTTCCACCACCCCAAATCCAAAGACACACACTTTCTGTTCATGTACCTATCAACAGATCTGATGTTATTCATTTACACCCATAGCAAACTTTGTCACATTAGAGGGGGAAAAAAGCATGTACAGCATCCTTAGATCTAATGCTACCGCATTGATGGCAAATTTTCAGAGAAAAAAGAGGATATGGTATGAGTAAAATAAGAAGCCACAGCACCTCAATGAATCCTCTTCCAGTCATTTTGGGAATAGAGCAAGAGAAGTTGAGATACTGGAGCTCATCATGCTCCTTCACACTATCAATATCATCCATTAACTCATGAGTTGCTTCCTTAACAAGATACTTTCCTTCTAGTGCACAGAGTAACCTGGAAAAGGAGATGAGAGAAACACagataaaaaaattccatactgaaatcaaatccaaaatcCATATGCAATTTAATATCACTTCTGAGTATCATTGCCAAGAATGATGCAATATGCAGTTACGGAGATGAAGGTCAATACCTTGTGGCTGGCCGAGACAGGTTAAAGCCTTTAACCAAAAATTGAGCTTCCTCAGACATAGATATTGCAATAGGTTTGATGCTTAAAATTTTGCTATAATTATTAGTCTTGAGAGGTAAGGACATGTCTACAACAACCTGACCTGCAGCACAGAAAAAGATGGTAAGAATTCTCCATCTTCCATCCAAAAGTGCTGTGATGTATCAACATTTGATGGCATTAATGTGATAAAATcaaagggcaaaaaaaaaaaatctaggggAAAAAAAGGGGGTGGGGGGAACAGACCGTTGTAGATAAATGCTATTTGATGCTGCACTCTAATATACACCCATCCAGTTCTCCAGAAAGTATCATTTGAGACATCCAGAAGCCTACTCAAACTGGAACCCAGATCACAGCAAAGCTGTATGAAgcaatcaaaacatggaatataAGTTGTATTGCCTGGAAAGAGAACTGTAATTacatatttttgtgttttcaatAAGAAGAAGCTTACCTCCTCCCATGTGGACTCAGGTAGACGAAGATAAATTGTTAGAACAATACAACCAGGCCTAATGTAGCTCTCAATGTCAGTAGGACTATGAGATAACCAGTCAAGAATCTGGAAGTCCAAAAATTTTACACAACTCAACTTTCTGACAGAAGAAATGCCAAAGTATTGCACTCAAACAATTTTAAAGCATATGATGTACCTGTGCTCGCAGAACAAGAGGAAAATCATTTGGTTCTTTCCCAAATAGTTTGAAAACAATCCGATCGGTGCGGCTCTGGAATGAGGAAGGAAAAGATTACAGAAGATCAGACAAATACCGTCATACATATGATTCCTCCAAGCATTCATCATCCACAAATTGAAGAATGACTATGAAGCAACTTTTAAGGGCACATGAGATCAACTCTATGCTTTAGCTAAATGggttaaaatttgttttaaccAAGCAGGCAGGTCTCAGACAAAAGAAAGCAAATCATTAATAACAATCGTCAGAAAAACTAAACATTCAGTAACCAAGATAACCCACCACGTGATTTAGTTGTTAAAATTGtgggtaaagaaaaaaaaatggaaattttagtAACTGCCTTGGCATCAGAATGGTAGTTGTacaattcttcattttcatatCTGCAGACAAGGATCTTCTCTTATGCATAAGATGTCCTATGCATTTCTGAACCATTCACATGTACATCAGAATGTAGGGCCCACATTGAGAATCAACTTGTGGATGGTTCAGATATGTAAAGGACGTCATGCAGAGAAAAAGATTAGTTAGGTTTTGTAATTGACTTTTGCTCTTCATTGACCAGATTATATCAGTTATAATATCCATGATAAGACGACAATGATACTTTGggaaagaaacaagaaagaagagaaagagaggaggGGGTGGAGATGCAAGGAGAATAAGGGAAAGAATGTGTAGAACTTTGATTCCATGATAGCCACTAATTTTACATTGTTCCATTATTTCTGACTGCAAtgaagctctctctctctctctctctctctctctctctaaaatgtaaaataagGAAATTGGATGATTGTTTATGTCCAATGAAGTTTCTCCTACTAATGAGCACTCTGTTTGGCAGGCTGGAATCAGAACACAGTGACAGCATATTTAGACATCTTTTGAGAGAGGACAAAGGAAGAGCAAATTGATCTATTTAGAACTAAGGATCCCTAATATAGACACATAACTGGACAGTTCTACACCACTATACAAGTTCTACATGTCTACTTCTAATGCTTCAAGACCCATGTTTTTTATAAGGCTCAGGTACAAGATGTTCCTAAAAGgtggaaaatataaataaaaataaaaaagttgctCTAATCTGCTCATTTCAGCAAAATCTTCCAGAAGAAATAAGAGGAAACTCAACAAATCTACTTAAATTATCAAGTGCCACAGATTGAAACAAGCAAGTAACAGAAAATCTACTATAAAAATATACCTGAGCCTCTCCACTGGAACTAGAAGGTGACTGGGCAGATGCTGAATCAGAATTGCCACTTGTCTGAGGTGGACTTGATTGATGAGAGTCTTGTTGTACCCATGAGGGACATTCAAGAGAACCAGTCCCCAGATTCTCAGGGACAGGCGATCTCTCCAGATCTTCCATGCCATCATCTGAATCAATATATATGTCattcaaatcaaaattattcaacTTGATCTGCCCTGCAGTACTGTCTCTCACTTCTGAGTAAACTGGCAGACTGTCTTTAATAGGGAACATAATCCCAGGCTTTCCACAAGAAGTCATTTGCATATTTCCAACCCTAGCTTCATCTGCATGTACCCCTTTAGGCAGAATTTCAGATTCAGGTACCTTGAGATGTTTAATAGGCCGTGGGGGAGCTTGAGAACCATTTGGGAGCAGAGCCGAAACCACTTCTGTATTTCCAACAGAAATCCCATCATTCAGCAGTTGAGATTCCTGAAGGAGCCCTGATATGTTTCTACTCCCATTTGTACCACCATAGCTGGCAAGGCTTCTTAAAAGATGGGACAGCAGATCCTGATCCTTAGTCTGATCTGATTTATCATTGGCTGCAATTCATGGAAAACAAAATCACTGACCAATAAAATATGCTGATCATACCAAAAATTCAGAACAGAATGTAACGAACAGAATTAACCTCACAGACAAAGCAGCCAAAGAatcattcttcattttcttcttttttattacaaattgtCATAGCGAGAGAAGGACAAGAGAAAAGTTACGAATCAACAAGTTATGATTATCAGTTTAACATGTATGGAGTTTCAAAAACCATtggtttcattttcattatgttACTAACACCAAAATATGCAATTTGTGTGACCTATTAAATGTAAGCTCACAATCTATCTCATCATAATATGCTAAACACGATGCAAGAGTACTTATTGAAACAGCTGCAATTACAAAACAATTCATCTTGAAACCTGAAAACTGGCTTGTGTTTCCATGTACTAGAagagaaaaatagttttccaatTTGTGTAGTGAATGGgccaaaaaagaattttttttttttttataaaaaaaaagtgctttTTGCACTGCCTTGGACTGCATTTAAATCACTGCAAGATAGTGGCTCCAGGATAGAGGTTTCAACTTTACAAGCCGTACAGTTACTATGACTCACAGtagaaagtaaaaattaaacaGTAGAAACAACAGTACAAAACAAGGCCTTCCGatcaaggggaaaaaaattatggtCCACTTTGCTTTTGTCTGAGTCGAGAGGAACCATTCTAAAATCTTGATAATGTTCTTCACTCAAATGCCTGTGTTTGGCAGTGAAGAGCAAATTCAACAACAGATAAGCCATGAAGTCTGTACAGTTAATGATCATTAATAAACTTAGGGGAGTCACAAAAAGCAGTACCCATGAGCAGGCTTGTCCCTTGTTTAATCCTTCAGATAAAGCATGTAACAACAGATAATCCATGAAGTCTGTACAGTTAATAATCATTAATAAACTTAGAGGAGTCACAAAAAGCAGTACCCATGAGTGGGCTTGTCCCTTGTTTAATCCTTCAGTTAAATCATGTACAGACATCAAAAGCATCAGCTAAATTCAACTAATACCAAACACTAAAAGGTGGCTTTTCAATGTATCATTAACCAATTCACTTCATCAACTTCTAAGAGAGGCTTCAGATTCTTAACTTTTAACATGATTCACCTTATCAAGTATCAAAATCATAGCAAGGATACAATGAAAGAATGTGAAGGAATGCTGTTAGGAAATAGAgatttgataaagaaaatggtaGTTGATGGTGATGTACAATCACAGGTAAGTaatacaaaatatgaaaaacaataaattaaggAACTACCATCTCATCCTCCCATCTGCTACAAAGTTTTCAACTAAATACTATGCCCTTGAGGTTCATAACAAAATGATTAAACAAGCAACTTCCCAGCAATCTAATCTGAAGTTTTATTGCACAAAGTAGCAAAACAAGGGAGAATCAAAATGATCAAGATActaagagaagaaaaaattcaCACAAAATAGAGGGAAAAGTGTTGAGTTACTCACAATGCATGTTGGAAAGTATCCTCAGTAAACTTATCAAGAGATAACCACTAGCCTGATCATCATTCAAGGAATTTCCATTACCGGCAGCATCTGGATGTGTCTTCCTCCTCCGTTTATTATGGCCAGCTAAACGTCTCCGACAACTCCTTTTCCCCTCATCAAACTCTTGAAGGACATGAAACCTgccaacaaatttaaaaatagcaTCTAAATGCAGAACCTTTTCCAGAATCAGGTTTCCATAAAAGAAACCTTTTTTCCATAGATATATCTGCATAAAAGGAACTTCTGATGTTGATATAACAAACTTATCAAACTAGAAACTTTAGGAAACTCTAGGAAGCCAAAAGGCACTGACTTAGATTGCATTGCACAAGAAAAGGATTGATTCAACAGCTTGGATCTCAACGCAAGTAAAATGCATAATAATACAACATATTCTACTAGGTTGTACAATATCATAGACGCATATATTAACAGTTTGTGCGATCTGAAGAACAAAAACTTACCTACTACACTGCTGACAGAATCGTTGCATATCATTTCCCACCAGGGCGCAACCGGCCTTTGAATGCATCTCACAGACCTTATGTCGTCTGTGATAATCCTTGGCTTTGCTTAGATCAGCCCCACAGTCCTCTACCTGACAAACAGCGCGACTGGAACTAACTCCAGCCAATTTGGTCTTCTTCCCACTTGTCCCTTCCCAATTTCCCACCTCCCTTTCAGAAACCGAATGTCCATGCCCACCAAGCTTTAGAGAAAGAGTCCCAGTTTCATCATTGTCGTCTTGGACAACGATAACCCTCCTACGTTTCTCCAattcccttttccttttctcaattCCAAGATTCACTTCATCAGAACACGAAGAAGAACTGTTAGAGGAACCCCCAGTCACTGGAATTGCCGAGCCATGTGGGAAAAATTGCTGGCTCGTGTAATCTGAGGGCACTGGATTCATGGGACTGGCTATGAAAAGATCACCATCCCATTTCCACTCATTCGAATCCCATTCCGAACTCCTCTTCCCCACCACACGCAAATCAGAAGTCCCGATACCATAGAAATGGTGAGCTTCACCCCCAATTTTAGCCTCCATTGATCAAACCCAGAAATCAAAACCACCCAAATCCACAAAACAGAACCCCAAAGCAGACGACAACAGTACAAACccagaaaaaataaaacccaattCCACAGAGATCAGAGCTCAAAACCCCCAAAC includes:
- the LOC100258912 gene encoding squamosa promoter-binding-like protein 1 → MEAKIGGEAHHFYGIGTSDLRVVGKRSSEWDSNEWKWDGDLFIASPMNPVPSDYTSQQFFPHGSAIPVTGGSSNSSSSCSDEVNLGIEKRKRELEKRRRVIVVQDDNDETGTLSLKLGGHGHSVSEREVGNWEGTSGKKTKLAGVSSSRAVCQVEDCGADLSKAKDYHRRHKVCEMHSKAGCALVGNDMQRFCQQCSRFHVLQEFDEGKRSCRRRLAGHNKRRRKTHPDAAGNGNSLNDDQASGYLLISLLRILSNMHSNDKSDQTKDQDLLSHLLRSLASYGGTNGSRNISGLLQESQLLNDGISVGNTEVVSALLPNGSQAPPRPIKHLKVPESEILPKGVHADEARVGNMQMTSCGKPGIMFPIKDSLPVYSEVRDSTAGQIKLNNFDLNDIYIDSDDGMEDLERSPVPENLGTGSLECPSWVQQDSHQSSPPQTSGNSDSASAQSPSSSSGEAQSRTDRIVFKLFGKEPNDFPLVLRAQILDWLSHSPTDIESYIRPGCIVLTIYLRLPESTWEELCCDLGSSLSRLLDVSNDTFWRTGWVYIRVQHQIAFIYNGQVVVDMSLPLKTNNYSKILSIKPIAISMSEEAQFLVKGFNLSRPATRLLCALEGKYLVKEATHELMDDIDSVKEHDELQYLNFSCSIPKMTGRGFIEVEDHGLSSSFFPIIVAEKDVCSEICMLESTIEMTDIDEDGCGTGKLETKNQAMDFIHEIGWLLHRSQLKSRLGHLDPNADLFSFKRFKWLMEFSMDRDWCAVVKKLLDIMLDGTVGAGEYPSLKLAFMEMGLLHRAVRRNSRPLVELLLRYVPERVSDVLASDDKSMVEGGRASFLLRPDVVGPAGLTPLHIAAGRDGSEDVLDALTDDPGMVGVEAWKSARDSTGFTPEDYARLRGHYSYIHLVQKKINRRLGNGHVVVDVPSHLSDYSVNQKQNDEATTGFQIERTTLRPIQQQQCKRCNHKVAYGNASRSLLYRPAMLSMVAIAAVCVCVALLFKSSPEVLYVFTPFRWELLDYGTS